The following coding sequences lie in one Duffyella gerundensis genomic window:
- a CDS encoding methionine ABC transporter permease — protein MRGMSWDRFQSLLLNATGETLYMVALAALFTLLIGLPVGVLLFITRAEGIWPQRAIAQPLNLLVNIGRALPFIILLIALIPFTRLLIGTTLGSTAAVVPITLGAFPFFARIVENALAEVDRGRIEAVIAMGGTQWHLVSRVLLPEALPALIGGITLTLVMLIGFSAMAGVIGGGGLGDLAIRYGYQRFNNTMMIATVIVLLLLVWAVQKLGDCVVHRLAHRR, from the coding sequence ATGCGTGGCATGAGTTGGGACCGCTTTCAGTCACTGCTGCTCAACGCTACCGGCGAAACACTGTATATGGTGGCGCTGGCCGCGCTGTTTACTCTGCTGATCGGCCTGCCAGTCGGCGTGCTGCTGTTTATCACCCGCGCAGAGGGCATCTGGCCGCAGCGCGCGATTGCGCAACCGCTGAATCTGCTGGTAAATATCGGCCGCGCTTTGCCATTTATCATCTTGCTGATTGCTCTGATCCCCTTTACGCGGCTGCTGATCGGCACCACGCTCGGGAGCACGGCGGCAGTCGTACCGATTACGCTGGGCGCGTTTCCGTTTTTTGCACGCATCGTGGAAAATGCGCTTGCTGAGGTTGACCGTGGGCGCATCGAGGCAGTGATTGCCATGGGCGGCACACAGTGGCATCTGGTCAGTCGGGTATTGCTGCCAGAGGCGCTGCCCGCCCTGATTGGCGGCATCACGCTGACGCTGGTGATGCTGATCGGTTTCTCGGCGATGGCTGGCGTGATTGGCGGCGGTGGTCTCGGCGACCTGGCGATTCGCTACGGTTATCAGCGCTTCAACAATACAATGATGATCGCCACGGTGATCGTGCTGCTGCTGTTGGTGTGGGCGGTGCAAAAGCTGGGTGATTGCGTGGTACACCGCCTGGCGCATCGGCGCTAA
- a CDS encoding putative bifunctional diguanylate cyclase/phosphodiesterase — MRLKLRWLALLNVMTIILLASLWEYGAEAWVSKLLGLSYDSDFETAERLKFIMTSACFALLAMVVPGLLVGGLMRKLLRTEQAATRMAHVDELTGVGNRRAFQVRTEQLDNLDVVYAIMMIDVNDFKIINDLNGHHQGDATLVALASLLMEFTGPQTHVFRIGGDEFALITVTDSTDALMAEAEEIRTRAGKIMTGPASFLSLSIGIARSTDCSTYSIIQAADLAMYQAKGGKGAQLALFTPDMERQFRQKEMFERSVANAVRNNAVVPFLQPILTLSTGKLAGFEILSRWTLPSGEVVAPQVFIPVVQKLGLMDQLTVQLLRAVSVVASEWAGDLTLALNITPEQLIRPSLTDRLYTIIRDAGALRLELEVTENDVMSISEEARQAIERLKERDIRVSLDDFGTGYSNLSVLLGLGISKIKIDRSFISAGMNNREQKKVVETLLALCRELGVEVTAEGIEDIGTLMWLKQQGCNYGQGYLFRKAIPVNEATSLLPSVAFALPVKELPANDHGHAAQAV; from the coding sequence ATGCGCCTGAAACTTCGCTGGCTTGCACTGCTGAACGTCATGACCATTATATTACTGGCCAGTCTCTGGGAGTATGGTGCCGAGGCGTGGGTATCCAAATTATTAGGTCTGAGTTATGACTCTGATTTTGAAACCGCTGAGCGGCTAAAGTTTATTATGACTTCGGCTTGCTTTGCGCTGCTGGCCATGGTCGTGCCTGGCCTGCTGGTGGGTGGCCTGATGCGCAAACTGCTGCGCACTGAGCAGGCCGCCACGCGGATGGCGCATGTCGATGAACTCACGGGCGTGGGCAATCGTCGGGCCTTTCAGGTGCGCACCGAACAGCTTGATAACCTTGATGTCGTTTATGCCATCATGATGATCGATGTGAACGATTTCAAAATCATCAACGACCTGAACGGTCATCATCAGGGCGACGCCACGCTGGTGGCGCTGGCATCGCTGCTGATGGAGTTTACCGGCCCACAGACCCACGTTTTCCGCATCGGCGGCGACGAATTCGCGCTGATTACCGTCACCGACAGCACCGATGCGTTGATGGCGGAGGCGGAAGAGATTCGCACTCGCGCGGGCAAAATCATGACCGGGCCAGCCAGCTTTCTCAGCCTGTCGATCGGCATTGCGCGATCCACCGATTGCAGCACCTACAGCATTATTCAGGCCGCCGACCTGGCGATGTATCAGGCAAAAGGCGGCAAAGGTGCGCAGCTGGCGCTGTTTACGCCTGACATGGAACGGCAGTTTCGGCAAAAAGAGATGTTCGAGCGCAGCGTGGCTAACGCGGTGCGGAACAATGCCGTGGTGCCGTTTTTACAGCCGATCCTGACGCTGTCCACCGGCAAGCTGGCGGGTTTTGAAATCCTGTCGCGCTGGACGCTGCCCAGCGGTGAAGTGGTTGCGCCGCAGGTGTTTATTCCGGTCGTGCAGAAGCTCGGCCTGATGGACCAGCTCACCGTGCAGCTGCTGCGTGCGGTCAGCGTGGTGGCAAGTGAATGGGCCGGTGATTTAACGCTGGCGCTGAATATTACCCCGGAGCAGCTGATCAGGCCGTCGCTGACCGATCGCCTCTACACCATTATTCGCGACGCGGGCGCACTGCGCCTGGAGCTGGAAGTCACCGAGAACGACGTGATGAGTATCTCCGAAGAGGCGAGGCAGGCAATTGAGCGGCTGAAAGAGCGCGATATCCGCGTATCGCTGGACGATTTCGGCACCGGTTATTCCAACCTTTCCGTCCTTCTCGGTCTGGGCATCAGCAAAATTAAAATCGATCGCTCGTTTATTTCAGCGGGCATGAATAACCGCGAACAGAAAAAGGTAGTGGAAACGCTGCTGGCGCTGTGCCGCGAACTTGGCGTTGAGGTCACGGCGGAAGGCATCGAAGATATCGGTACTCTGATGTGGCTGAAACAGCAGGGCTGCAATTACGGTCAGGGCTATCTGTTCCGCAAGGCCATCCCGGTCAATGAAGCAACCAGCCTGCTGCCGTCGGTGGCGTTTGCCTTACCGGTCAAGGAGCTTCCGGCCAACGATCATGGCCATGCCGCCCAGGCGGTTTAG
- a CDS encoding isopenicillin N synthase family dioxygenase: MSKSNAVALPVIDFALLQGDEAERQQIHTQLSKAAREVGFFYLTNHGIDSQLLAVVQQVSRAFFALPQAEKLSVQMAQSPHFRGYNLEGSEITRSQPDYREQFDIGAERPALPLTAGTPAWARLQGPNQWPQALPELQQVLTEWQQAMTAMALELLRAFADALHLPHNAFDNLYGALPNEHVKLIRYPGRPDNGSRQGVGAHKDSGFLTFLLQDDQPGLQVEVAPDRWVDATPLPGAFVVNIGELLELATNGYLRATVHRVVSPPADRQRLSVAFFLGAELGAVVPVYQLPDSLARLAQGPASDPLNPLLRDVGWNYLKGRLRSHPDVAQRFYADYLRDTASV, encoded by the coding sequence ATGAGCAAAAGTAATGCCGTTGCCCTGCCGGTTATCGACTTCGCGCTGTTACAGGGTGACGAAGCGGAACGGCAACAGATCCATACCCAGCTAAGTAAGGCGGCCCGCGAGGTCGGCTTTTTTTATCTCACTAATCACGGCATCGATTCGCAACTGCTGGCCGTGGTACAACAGGTATCACGGGCATTTTTTGCCCTGCCGCAGGCGGAAAAGCTCAGCGTGCAGATGGCGCAGTCACCGCATTTTCGTGGCTACAATCTGGAAGGCTCGGAGATCACCCGCAGCCAGCCCGACTACCGCGAACAGTTTGATATCGGTGCCGAGCGCCCGGCACTGCCGCTGACCGCCGGGACGCCCGCCTGGGCGCGGCTGCAGGGCCCTAATCAGTGGCCGCAGGCGCTGCCAGAATTGCAGCAGGTGCTAACTGAATGGCAACAGGCGATGACCGCGATGGCGCTTGAGCTGCTGCGCGCCTTTGCCGATGCGCTGCATCTGCCGCACAACGCCTTCGATAACCTCTACGGCGCGCTGCCCAATGAGCACGTGAAGCTGATTCGTTATCCCGGCAGGCCGGATAATGGCTCGCGGCAGGGCGTCGGCGCGCACAAAGACTCGGGATTTCTGACCTTCCTGCTGCAGGATGATCAGCCGGGTTTGCAGGTTGAAGTTGCGCCGGATCGCTGGGTCGATGCCACGCCGCTGCCGGGTGCATTCGTGGTGAACATCGGCGAGCTACTGGAGCTGGCAACCAATGGTTATCTGCGCGCTACCGTGCATCGGGTGGTTTCTCCGCCTGCCGATCGGCAACGGCTTTCCGTGGCCTTTTTCCTCGGCGCCGAGCTGGGCGCGGTGGTGCCGGTGTATCAGCTGCCCGATTCGCTGGCGCGGCTGGCACAGGGACCGGCCAGCGATCCGCTCAATCCGCTACTGCGCGACGTGGGCTGGAACTACCTCAAAGGCCGTTTGCGCTCTCATCCTGACGTTGCGCAACGCTTCTATGCTGATTACCTGCGCGACACCGCCAGCGTCTGA
- the fumA gene encoding class I fumarate hydratase FumA, producing MSDKPFFYQNPFPVAHDDTEYYLLSRDYVSVDHFNGQEMLKVDPQALTLLAQHAFHDAAFMLRPAHQQQVASILHDDEASENDKYVALQFLKNSEIAAKGVLPTCQDTGTAIIMGKKGQRVWTGGGDEAALSRGVYNTYIEDNLRYSQNAALDMYKEVNTGSNLPAQIDLYSVDGDEYKFLCIAKGGGSANKTYLYQETKALLSPGKLKAYLVEKMRSLGTAACPPYHIAFVIGGTSAESTLKTVKLASTHYYDGLPAEGNEHGQAFRDRQLEQELLEAAQELGIGAQFGGKYFAHDIRVVRLPRHGASCPVGMGVSCSADRNIKAKINRDGIWIEKLEENPGQYIPQALREQGEGDVQHVDLNRPMEEILAQLSRYPVSTRLSLSGTIIVARDIAHAKLKERIDNGEGLPQYIKDHPVYYAGPAKTPEGYASGSLGPTTAGRMDSYVDLLQSHGGSKIMLAKGNRSQQVTDACQKHGGFYLGSIGGPAAVLAQQSIKKLECLEYAELGMEAIWKIEVENFPAFILVDDKGNDFFHQLQRNQCAKCVK from the coding sequence ATGTCTGATAAACCTTTCTTCTACCAAAATCCGTTCCCAGTCGCCCACGATGACACTGAATATTATCTGCTGAGCCGAGACTATGTCTCCGTTGATCACTTCAACGGCCAGGAGATGCTGAAAGTCGATCCGCAGGCGTTAACCTTGCTGGCGCAGCACGCGTTTCATGATGCGGCTTTTATGCTGCGTCCGGCGCATCAGCAGCAGGTTGCTTCCATCCTGCACGACGACGAAGCCAGCGAGAATGACAAATATGTTGCGCTGCAGTTTCTGAAAAATTCCGAGATCGCCGCCAAAGGCGTGCTGCCAACCTGTCAGGATACCGGCACGGCGATCATCATGGGTAAAAAAGGCCAGCGCGTCTGGACCGGCGGCGGCGATGAAGCCGCACTGTCCCGCGGCGTCTATAACACCTACATCGAAGACAATCTGCGCTATTCACAGAACGCCGCGCTGGATATGTATAAAGAGGTCAACACCGGTTCAAACCTGCCGGCGCAGATCGATCTCTACAGCGTTGATGGCGATGAATACAAATTCCTCTGCATCGCCAAAGGCGGCGGGTCAGCCAACAAAACCTATCTTTATCAGGAAACCAAGGCGCTGCTGTCGCCGGGCAAGCTGAAAGCGTATCTGGTAGAGAAAATGCGTTCGCTGGGTACCGCAGCCTGTCCGCCGTACCACATCGCTTTTGTGATTGGCGGCACCTCAGCAGAGAGCACGCTGAAAACGGTGAAGCTGGCCTCGACGCACTATTACGACGGCCTGCCTGCTGAAGGTAATGAACATGGTCAGGCGTTCCGCGATCGTCAGCTGGAACAGGAGCTGCTGGAAGCGGCGCAGGAGCTGGGTATCGGCGCACAGTTCGGCGGCAAATACTTTGCCCATGATATTCGTGTGGTGCGCCTGCCGCGTCACGGTGCCTCCTGCCCGGTGGGCATGGGCGTCTCCTGCTCCGCTGACCGCAATATCAAAGCCAAAATCAACCGCGACGGTATCTGGATTGAGAAGCTGGAAGAGAATCCAGGCCAGTACATTCCGCAGGCGCTGCGTGAGCAGGGCGAAGGCGATGTGCAGCACGTTGATCTGAACCGTCCGATGGAGGAGATTCTGGCCCAGCTGTCTCGCTATCCGGTTTCCACGCGTTTGTCGCTGAGCGGCACCATCATCGTGGCGCGTGATATTGCGCATGCGAAGCTGAAAGAGCGCATCGACAATGGCGAAGGTCTGCCACAGTACATCAAAGATCATCCGGTTTATTACGCCGGTCCGGCTAAAACCCCGGAAGGTTACGCATCGGGTTCGCTCGGCCCGACCACCGCAGGGCGCATGGACAGCTACGTCGATCTGCTGCAATCTCACGGCGGCAGCAAAATCATGCTGGCCAAAGGCAACCGTAGCCAGCAGGTGACTGACGCCTGCCAGAAGCATGGCGGTTTCTATCTTGGCAGCATTGGCGGCCCGGCAGCGGTGCTGGCGCAGCAGAGCATCAAAAAGCTGGAATGCCTGGAATATGCCGAGCTGGGTATGGAAGCGATCTGGAAAATTGAAGTGGAGAATTTCCCGGCGTTTATCCTCGTGGATGACAAAGGCAACGACTTCTTCCACCAGCTTCAGCGCAATCAGTGTGCGAAATGCGTTAAGTAA
- a CDS encoding DASS family sodium-coupled anion symporter: MKQTTVKSETGAAPAAPPKTKKSPIFMILPVLVAVLLLLVPVPEGLEPYAWHFFAIFVGVIVGLIFEPLPGAVIGLTGVVVIALFSQWLLFSPAEMAAPKFKLASESFKWAVSGFGNSTVWLIFGAFMFAAGYDKTQFGRRLALILVKYLGRRSLTLGYAITFADLLLAPFTPSNTARSGGTIYPIIANLPPLYGSKPNDPSARKIGSYLMWVAITAACITSSMFLSALAPNLLALALVKSIIGFEISWGSWFIAFLPLGLLLILTMPLLAYWFYPPEVKINDEVPRWASSELVKLGKLSRNEILLLLFVCSALGMWIFATAWIEPAMAALLVIVLMLWTGVLNWNDITSNKPAWNTFAWFATLVALADGLARVGFIAWLGKEGAHLLSGIQPNVAAVMLLVAFFILHYLFASTTAHTTALLPAMLTIAASIPGINMPVFCLMMVTSLGLMGIITPYGTGPSPIYYGSGYLPTKDYWRLGTIFGAIFLAGLMLIAYPWMVLMF, encoded by the coding sequence ATGAAACAGACAACCGTTAAGAGTGAAACGGGCGCAGCACCTGCTGCTCCACCCAAAACCAAAAAATCGCCGATTTTCATGATCCTGCCGGTGCTGGTGGCGGTTCTGCTGCTGCTGGTGCCGGTGCCTGAAGGGTTGGAACCCTACGCATGGCACTTCTTCGCCATTTTCGTTGGCGTGATTGTCGGTTTGATCTTTGAACCGCTGCCCGGCGCGGTGATCGGTCTGACCGGCGTGGTGGTCATCGCCTTGTTCAGTCAGTGGCTGCTGTTCAGCCCGGCTGAAATGGCGGCGCCGAAGTTTAAACTCGCCAGCGAGTCGTTTAAGTGGGCGGTCAGTGGCTTCGGTAACTCCACCGTCTGGCTGATCTTCGGCGCCTTTATGTTCGCCGCCGGTTACGATAAGACTCAGTTTGGACGCCGCCTGGCGCTGATACTGGTGAAATATCTGGGCCGTCGCAGCCTGACGCTGGGTTATGCCATCACCTTTGCCGATCTGCTGCTGGCACCGTTTACCCCTTCCAATACCGCACGCAGCGGCGGCACCATCTACCCGATTATTGCCAACCTGCCGCCGCTGTACGGCTCCAAACCCAACGACCCCAGCGCGCGCAAAATCGGCTCCTATCTGATGTGGGTGGCGATTACCGCAGCCTGTATCACCAGCTCCATGTTCCTCTCTGCGCTGGCACCTAACCTGCTGGCACTGGCACTGGTGAAAAGCATTATCGGTTTTGAAATCTCCTGGGGCAGCTGGTTTATCGCCTTCCTGCCACTCGGTCTGCTGCTGATTCTGACCATGCCGCTGCTGGCGTACTGGTTCTATCCGCCGGAAGTGAAGATCAACGACGAAGTGCCGCGTTGGGCGAGCAGCGAACTGGTGAAACTGGGCAAGCTGTCACGTAACGAAATCTTGCTGCTGCTGTTTGTCTGTAGCGCGCTGGGCATGTGGATTTTTGCCACCGCGTGGATTGAACCGGCAATGGCGGCGCTGCTGGTCATCGTGCTGATGCTGTGGACCGGCGTGCTCAACTGGAACGATATCACCAGCAATAAACCGGCCTGGAATACCTTCGCGTGGTTTGCCACTCTGGTAGCGCTGGCGGATGGTCTGGCGCGGGTGGGCTTCATCGCCTGGCTGGGTAAAGAGGGCGCGCATCTCCTGAGTGGTATTCAGCCCAACGTGGCCGCGGTAATGCTGCTGGTGGCCTTCTTTATCCTGCACTACCTGTTTGCCAGCACCACCGCGCACACCACCGCGCTGCTGCCTGCGATGCTGACCATTGCTGCCTCGATTCCGGGCATCAATATGCCGGTGTTCTGCTTAATGATGGTGACGTCACTGGGTCTGATGGGCATCATCACACCGTACGGTACCGGCCCAAGCCCGATTTATTACGGCAGCGGCTATCTGCCAACCAAAGATTACTGGCGGTTGGGCACTATTTTCGGCGCTATCTTCCTGGCGGGTCTGATGTTAATCGCCTATCCGTGGATGGTATTGATGTTCTGA
- a CDS encoding flavocytochrome c has product MNTLTPILNPLTLPNGAVLKNRLLMAPMTTCTGFYDGTVTSELVEYYRARAGSIGTVIVECCFIDPKGPAFPGAIAIDSDNKIPGLKRIADAIKSEGSTSILQIYHGGRMVEPELIGGRTPVAPSAIAAPREGATTPQALTAEEVDVMITKFGDAVNRAIKAGFDGVEIHGANTYLIQQFYSPNSNQRDDKWGGSRENRARFPLEVLEITHKMADRFAHNSFIIGYRFSPEEIEVPGIRFDDTLWLLEKLAARGLDYVHFSVGQLLRPSIVDTSDPTPLITKYLARRSETLAKVPVIGVGGVVNKADAEMALEHGYDLVAIGKACIAYPDWTDRIINNQHLELFIDSTQREALTIPEPLWRFSLVDAMIRDVSDTGRKYKAGVYQEKVEAEALKLKINVTLDTDRITDISLVPDESLDVDFTTTFESLRSRILVANSPHVDAITGATTQSEALKKAVSRALTTSSKAHVIEEGGNPQAPQNYDVVVIGSGGAGLAAAIQAHDEGARVVIIEKMPTIGGNTIKASVGMNAAETRFQKIKGILDSKELFYEETLKGGKFKNNPELLKEFVELAPKAIDWLDEHGIQLNDITITGGMSIDRTHRPADRSAVGGFLISGLVKNLNQRNIEVLLETSVEEILCDNGVVTGVKVVDEYNDSRILNAKSVIVATGGFSANREMVVSYRPELDGFVTTNHKGATGSGIAMLQHIGAGTVDMGEIQIHPTVEQTTSYLISESIRGGGAILVSQAGKRFYNEMETRDKVSAQIIALPEKSAWIIFDDQVRSGNKAADEYIAKGFVISAPTPHELAVKLNMDQETLQTTLGRYNECVIQQKDEDFGRTTALRHPINQGPYYAIRIAPGVHHTMGGVTINLDTAVLNEQQQPIQGAWAAGEVVGGIHGANRIGGNAVADIIIFGILAGRNAAAMALR; this is encoded by the coding sequence ATGAATACGCTCACCCCTATTCTTAATCCTCTTACCTTGCCCAATGGCGCCGTATTAAAAAACCGCCTGCTGATGGCCCCCATGACCACCTGCACCGGCTTCTATGACGGCACGGTAACCAGTGAGCTGGTGGAGTATTACCGCGCTCGCGCGGGCAGCATCGGCACCGTGATCGTGGAGTGCTGCTTTATCGATCCCAAAGGTCCGGCCTTTCCCGGCGCCATCGCCATCGACAGCGACAATAAAATTCCTGGTCTGAAACGCATCGCCGACGCCATCAAATCAGAAGGCTCGACTTCTATCCTGCAGATCTATCATGGCGGCCGCATGGTAGAACCCGAGCTGATTGGCGGCAGAACGCCGGTTGCGCCCAGCGCCATCGCCGCACCGCGTGAAGGCGCCACCACCCCGCAGGCGCTGACCGCCGAAGAAGTGGACGTGATGATCACCAAGTTTGGCGACGCGGTGAATCGCGCCATCAAGGCGGGCTTCGACGGCGTGGAGATTCATGGCGCCAATACCTATCTGATTCAGCAGTTCTACTCCCCCAACTCCAACCAGCGCGATGACAAATGGGGCGGCAGCCGCGAAAATCGCGCACGCTTCCCGCTGGAAGTGTTGGAAATCACCCATAAGATGGCGGACCGTTTCGCGCATAACTCTTTCATCATCGGCTATCGCTTTTCACCGGAAGAGATTGAAGTGCCCGGCATCCGCTTCGACGACACGCTGTGGCTGCTGGAAAAACTGGCGGCGCGCGGCCTCGATTATGTACACTTTTCCGTTGGCCAGCTGCTGCGCCCTTCTATCGTTGATACCAGCGACCCGACGCCGCTGATCACCAAATATCTGGCGCGCCGCTCAGAGACGCTGGCTAAAGTCCCGGTTATCGGCGTTGGCGGCGTAGTCAATAAAGCCGATGCCGAAATGGCGCTGGAGCACGGCTACGACTTAGTGGCGATCGGTAAAGCGTGCATCGCCTATCCCGACTGGACCGACCGCATCATCAACAACCAGCATCTTGAGCTGTTTATCGACAGCACCCAACGCGAAGCGCTGACTATCCCGGAACCGCTGTGGCGCTTCTCGCTGGTGGACGCCATGATCCGCGACGTCAGCGATACCGGCCGCAAATACAAAGCGGGCGTCTATCAGGAGAAAGTCGAGGCGGAAGCGTTGAAGCTGAAAATCAACGTCACGCTGGATACCGACCGTATCACCGACATCTCACTGGTGCCGGACGAATCACTCGACGTCGATTTCACCACCACCTTCGAGAGCCTGCGCAGCCGCATTCTGGTGGCCAACAGCCCGCACGTTGACGCCATTACCGGTGCCACCACGCAGAGTGAAGCGCTGAAAAAAGCGGTTTCCCGCGCGCTGACCACCTCCAGTAAAGCGCACGTCATTGAAGAAGGTGGCAATCCGCAGGCGCCGCAAAATTACGATGTCGTTGTTATCGGTAGCGGCGGTGCTGGCCTGGCCGCGGCGATTCAGGCGCACGATGAAGGTGCCCGCGTGGTGATCATCGAAAAAATGCCGACTATCGGCGGGAACACCATTAAAGCCTCGGTGGGCATGAACGCGGCGGAAACCCGCTTCCAGAAAATTAAAGGCATCCTCGATAGCAAAGAGCTGTTCTATGAAGAGACGCTGAAAGGCGGCAAATTTAAAAACAACCCTGAACTGCTGAAAGAGTTTGTTGAGCTGGCGCCGAAGGCGATTGACTGGCTCGATGAGCATGGCATCCAGCTCAATGACATCACCATCACCGGCGGCATGAGCATCGACCGCACGCACCGCCCGGCTGACCGCTCTGCGGTGGGTGGCTTCCTGATCAGCGGCCTGGTGAAAAACCTTAACCAGCGCAATATTGAAGTGCTGCTGGAGACCTCCGTTGAAGAGATCCTGTGTGACAACGGCGTGGTTACCGGCGTGAAAGTGGTGGATGAATATAACGACAGCCGCATCCTGAACGCGAAAAGCGTGATTGTGGCTACCGGCGGCTTCAGCGCCAACCGTGAAATGGTGGTCAGCTACCGTCCTGAGCTGGATGGCTTTGTCACCACCAACCACAAAGGCGCTACCGGCAGCGGTATCGCGATGCTGCAACACATTGGTGCTGGCACCGTGGACATGGGCGAAATCCAGATTCACCCCACCGTGGAACAGACCACCTCGTATCTAATTTCTGAATCCATTCGCGGCGGCGGTGCCATCCTCGTCAGTCAGGCGGGCAAGCGCTTCTACAACGAAATGGAAACCCGTGACAAAGTCTCTGCGCAAATCATCGCCCTGCCGGAGAAAAGTGCCTGGATTATCTTTGACGACCAGGTGCGTAGCGGCAACAAAGCGGCCGACGAATACATTGCCAAAGGCTTTGTGATCAGCGCGCCAACGCCGCATGAGCTGGCGGTCAAACTCAATATGGATCAGGAAACGCTGCAAACCACGCTGGGCCGTTACAACGAATGTGTAATTCAGCAGAAAGATGAGGATTTTGGCCGCACTACTGCGCTGCGCCATCCGATTAATCAGGGTCCTTATTATGCTATCCGCATCGCCCCCGGCGTGCACCACACCATGGGCGGCGTGACCATCAACCTGGATACCGCGGTGCTCAATGAGCAGCAACAGCCGATTCAGGGTGCCTGGGCAGCCGGTGAAGTAGTCGGCGGCATTCACGGCGCTAACCGCATCGGCGGTAATGCGGTGGCGGATATCATCATCTTTGGTATTCTGGCCGGACGCAACGCAGCGGCGATGGCCCTGCGTTAA
- a CDS encoding methionine ABC transporter ATP-binding protein, producing MISIEALNKRYGDKSALLDVSFEIETGAIFGILGRSGAGKSTLLRCLNRLEQPDAGRVVIDGEDINRLSLRELRAQRRQMGMIFQHFNLLHARTVGENIALPLQIAGVPAARRGARVDALLTLVGLEGYADVWPSQLSGGQKQRVGIARALAAEPRYLLCDEATSALDPDTTLSILDLLASLQRQLNITVVLITHEMAVVKRICHGAALLESGRLIESGSLSAIMANPHGRLRQLLLQDGEADRAFLARYQEQLRCVA from the coding sequence ATGATTAGCATTGAGGCGTTAAACAAGCGCTATGGTGATAAATCCGCGCTGCTGGATGTCTCTTTCGAGATTGAGACCGGCGCCATTTTCGGCATCCTTGGCCGCAGCGGAGCGGGAAAAAGTACGCTATTGCGGTGTCTGAACCGGCTGGAGCAGCCCGATGCGGGCAGGGTAGTGATTGACGGCGAGGATATCAATCGGCTCAGCCTGCGCGAACTGCGCGCCCAGCGGCGGCAAATGGGCATGATTTTTCAACATTTTAACCTGCTGCACGCACGCACGGTGGGCGAGAACATCGCACTGCCGTTGCAGATCGCCGGTGTGCCCGCCGCACGGCGTGGCGCACGAGTGGACGCGCTGCTGACGCTGGTTGGGCTGGAAGGCTACGCTGACGTCTGGCCTTCGCAACTCTCGGGCGGGCAAAAACAGCGCGTAGGCATTGCCCGAGCGCTGGCCGCTGAACCGCGCTATCTGTTATGCGATGAGGCGACCAGCGCGCTCGACCCGGACACCACGCTGTCGATTCTCGATCTGCTGGCCAGCCTGCAACGCCAGCTGAATATCACCGTGGTGTTAATCACGCATGAAATGGCGGTGGTGAAGCGCATCTGTCACGGTGCCGCGCTGCTGGAGTCGGGACGGCTGATAGAGAGCGGGTCGCTCAGCGCAATCATGGCCAATCCGCACGGTCGCCTGCGTCAGTTGCTGTTGCAGGATGGCGAAGCGGACCGCGCGTTTCTTGCCCGTTATCAGGAGCAGTTACGATGCGTGGCATGA
- a CDS encoding MetQ/NlpA family ABC transporter substrate-binding protein: MKKGFALPLAALTLLVAQAVNAAPLRIAADPVPHAEILEYVKTLDPGLDLNITELSNGVNANELLAAGDVDANYFQHLPYLHDQEKALGKTFAVAAAVHIEPLGLYSSKIKTLAALPEGARIAVPNNTTNLSRALLLLQQSGLITLKGAATSLLTPADISANPKKIKIVEIESPQIPRALDDVDAAVINGNYALEAGLVPAKDALALESATNNPYANLLVTTPSLAKDPRILRLAKDLRSPKVAAFIRQHYNGSVIPVVDEQHD; this comes from the coding sequence ATGAAAAAAGGATTCGCTTTACCGCTGGCGGCGCTGACCCTGCTGGTCGCGCAGGCGGTTAACGCCGCGCCGTTGCGCATCGCCGCCGATCCGGTGCCGCATGCTGAAATTCTGGAGTATGTCAAAACGCTGGACCCCGGCCTCGATCTCAACATTACCGAGTTGAGCAATGGCGTGAATGCCAATGAGCTGCTGGCCGCTGGCGACGTCGATGCCAACTACTTCCAGCATCTTCCTTATCTGCACGATCAGGAAAAGGCGCTGGGCAAAACCTTTGCGGTAGCCGCCGCGGTGCACATTGAGCCGCTGGGGCTCTATTCCAGCAAAATCAAAACGCTGGCTGCGTTGCCGGAGGGGGCGCGCATCGCCGTGCCGAACAACACCACTAACCTGAGCCGCGCGCTGCTGCTGCTGCAGCAGAGCGGACTGATTACCCTGAAAGGCGCAGCCACCAGCCTGCTGACGCCAGCGGACATCAGCGCTAATCCTAAAAAGATTAAAATTGTGGAGATCGAATCGCCGCAAATTCCTCGGGCGCTGGATGATGTCGATGCGGCGGTGATCAACGGCAACTACGCGCTGGAGGCGGGCCTGGTGCCAGCAAAAGATGCGCTGGCGCTGGAATCCGCCACGAATAATCCCTATGCCAATCTACTGGTAACCACGCCGTCGCTGGCGAAAGATCCGCGCATCCTGCGGCTGGCAAAAGATTTGCGCTCGCCAAAAGTGGCGGCGTTTATTCGTCAGCATTACAACGGATCGGTGATCCCGGTCGTGGATGAGCAGCATGATTAG